In Paenibacillus sp. BIC5C1, a genomic segment contains:
- a CDS encoding transporter substrate-binding domain-containing protein — protein sequence MVNQWGIQKFRTALLFITMLAVLAGCSSGNASNESDTASASGQDKVKKIIVGTGTQFPNVCFIDENGKLTGYDVELIREIDKRLPEYEFEFSTMEFKNLLLSLETKKIDLIAHQMEVNEERQAKFLFNDEAYNIFPNKIVVSEKNQDVKSIEDLKGKKLIVGATSNAAVLAEKWNAANGNAIDIVYSGAGEDTNTQIKTGRVAATISTQFAIDYQNKVVDAQLKTVGEALSNSKVYFILNKDEEELKTKIDEALKSIKEDGTLSKLSTEWLGADYTVEE from the coding sequence ATGGTTAATCAATGGGGGATTCAGAAATTCCGGACAGCATTGCTGTTCATTACTATGTTGGCGGTACTGGCGGGTTGCAGTTCAGGCAATGCATCGAATGAATCGGATACCGCATCTGCGTCCGGTCAAGATAAAGTGAAGAAGATCATTGTGGGTACAGGCACTCAATTCCCGAATGTTTGCTTCATTGATGAGAATGGCAAGCTGACGGGATACGATGTAGAACTGATCCGCGAGATTGATAAACGATTGCCTGAATATGAATTCGAGTTTAGTACAATGGAATTCAAAAATCTGCTGCTCAGTCTTGAGACGAAGAAAATAGACCTGATCGCTCACCAGATGGAAGTGAATGAAGAGAGACAGGCCAAGTTCCTTTTTAATGATGAAGCATATAACATTTTCCCTAATAAAATCGTTGTAAGCGAGAAAAACCAGGATGTAAAATCCATCGAGGATCTGAAAGGTAAAAAACTGATTGTTGGCGCTACGAGTAATGCGGCTGTACTGGCTGAGAAATGGAATGCAGCGAACGGTAACGCCATCGACATTGTGTATTCCGGCGCAGGGGAAGATACGAATACCCAGATCAAAACAGGCCGGGTGGCTGCAACCATCAGCACGCAGTTTGCCATCGATTATCAGAACAAAGTGGTGGATGCACAGTTAAAGACTGTCGGAGAGGCCCTGTCCAACTCCAAAGTGTATTTCATTCTGAACAAGGATGAGGAAGAGCTCAAAACTAAAATTGATGAAGCGCTCAAATCAATTAAGGAAGATGGAACATTGAGCAAATTGAGCACAGAGTGGCTGGGAGCCGACTACACGGTTGAGGAATAG
- a CDS encoding helix-turn-helix transcriptional regulator: protein MTEEQSYTTEEISKLLKISKLTVYDLIKKGDLVAYRVGKQMRVDATDLEAYKQRSKQLQSPAHRAAVDSVHPSESYTGIGSDQTNHTVHPTASATPPSRATFAASSSTTGNPSSAYSARHLVITGQDVSLDILMRYMEKHTRDIRPLRSFMGSLDGLISMYRGESDLVSTHLLDGDTGEYNLPYIRKILIGWSYVVVNLLTRPAGLYVQRGNPRGLQNWTDLNQPELRLANREKGSGARVLLDEQLRLHGIPASQLIGYDVEETSHMGVAAKVSSGEADVGIGSEKAARLVGQVDFIPLVQERYDLVMLKKQGNEAWIESVLRILQSPEFRHELQSFEGYDVSRTGEILYEV from the coding sequence ATGACGGAGGAGCAATCCTATACCACCGAAGAAATATCCAAGCTACTTAAAATATCCAAACTGACAGTTTACGATCTAATCAAAAAGGGAGACCTCGTCGCTTATCGCGTCGGCAAACAAATGCGAGTTGACGCTACCGATCTGGAGGCTTATAAACAGCGCTCCAAGCAGCTTCAATCACCAGCGCACCGGGCCGCTGTGGATTCAGTTCACCCCTCCGAATCTTATACCGGGATAGGGAGTGACCAGACCAATCATACCGTTCATCCCACTGCAAGTGCTACGCCTCCATCCAGAGCGACATTCGCAGCTTCTTCTTCCACGACGGGCAACCCTTCGTCAGCCTATTCGGCTCGTCATCTGGTCATTACGGGACAAGATGTCAGCCTTGATATTCTGATGCGATATATGGAAAAGCACACACGGGATATTCGTCCACTCCGTTCGTTCATGGGCAGCCTTGATGGCTTGATCTCCATGTACCGCGGGGAATCCGATCTGGTCAGTACCCATCTGCTGGATGGAGATACAGGAGAGTATAATTTGCCCTACATTCGCAAAATCCTGATTGGCTGGTCGTATGTCGTCGTGAATCTGCTGACACGACCTGCCGGGCTGTACGTTCAACGCGGTAATCCGCGGGGCTTGCAGAACTGGACAGATCTGAATCAGCCTGAACTACGATTAGCTAACCGGGAGAAAGGTTCGGGGGCACGTGTATTGCTGGATGAACAATTGCGTCTACATGGTATCCCTGCTTCCCAGCTAATTGGATATGACGTGGAAGAAACCAGTCATATGGGTGTAGCAGCCAAGGTCAGTTCCGGTGAAGCCGATGTAGGAATCGGCAGCGAGAAGGCTGCACGACTTGTCGGTCAAGTTGATTTTATTCCACTTGTTCAGGAACGTTATGATCTGGTGATGCTCAAGAAACAGGGGAACGAAGCGTGGATCGAATCGGTGCTGCGCATTCTGCAATCACCGGAATTCAGGCATGAACTGCAATCATTCGAAGGATATGATGTATCCCGAACGGGTGAAATTTTGTACGAAGTCTAG
- a CDS encoding CgeB family protein: MSLKHRKTRKSHAPVLSLADQARKNGQHAGYDAGKEEGYLRGRANYIVNCAQEPLPFRQIHVLYVSSGKGFPYSPLDEAIMATLQGMVAQVTLSDPRQPVSEIALQTRPDLVLVLDGMDIPMEHLDAIRQAGIRTAIWLTDDPYYTDMTLETVRHFDHVFTLELNCVDLYRQNGCPSVHYLPFAAFTNHYFPITTPSSLHREVSFIGSAYWNRVYFFNPIMAQLMSHNTVFNGIWWDRLPDYAAYGEKIELGRWMSPQETNDVYNGTKIVINLHRSHEDDSVNNNHIKIPPASPNPRTFEIAASATLQLTDARDDLARFYKPGVEIETYSSPQELLDKVEYYISHEKERREIALRGLERTLKDHTYGKRINELLTIIFP, from the coding sequence ATGTCTCTCAAACACCGTAAAACGAGAAAGTCTCATGCACCAGTGCTCAGTCTGGCTGACCAAGCACGCAAAAACGGGCAACATGCCGGATATGATGCGGGTAAGGAAGAAGGATATCTTCGCGGCCGTGCCAACTATATCGTCAATTGTGCACAGGAACCATTGCCTTTTCGACAGATCCACGTCCTGTACGTATCTTCAGGTAAAGGTTTCCCGTACTCTCCACTGGATGAGGCAATCATGGCCACATTACAGGGCATGGTTGCTCAGGTAACTCTTTCCGATCCACGCCAGCCTGTATCGGAAATTGCATTGCAAACTCGGCCTGATCTTGTGCTTGTGTTGGATGGCATGGATATTCCAATGGAGCATCTGGATGCAATTCGGCAAGCAGGCATTCGGACGGCGATCTGGCTTACCGATGATCCGTATTACACGGATATGACGCTTGAGACAGTGAGGCATTTCGACCATGTGTTTACCTTGGAACTGAACTGTGTGGATCTGTATCGGCAGAATGGTTGCCCTTCAGTACACTACCTGCCGTTTGCTGCCTTTACCAACCACTACTTCCCAATTACAACGCCGTCTTCACTCCACCGGGAAGTTAGCTTTATCGGTTCGGCTTACTGGAACCGGGTGTATTTCTTTAATCCGATCATGGCACAGCTGATGTCACACAATACTGTGTTTAATGGCATCTGGTGGGACCGTCTGCCTGACTATGCTGCTTACGGTGAAAAGATTGAACTGGGTCGCTGGATGAGTCCACAGGAAACCAATGATGTGTATAACGGCACTAAAATTGTCATAAACCTCCATCGCTCCCACGAAGACGATTCGGTCAACAACAATCATATTAAGATTCCACCAGCCTCACCGAACCCGAGAACGTTTGAAATTGCCGCTTCCGCTACCCTTCAATTGACCGATGCCCGTGATGATCTGGCACGTTTCTATAAACCGGGTGTGGAGATCGAGACGTACTCATCCCCTCAGGAATTGCTCGACAAGGTGGAATACTATATTTCCCATGAGAAAGAACGCCGCGAAATTGCCTTGCGCGGACTTGAACGCACACTGAAAGACCACACGTATGGCAAAAGAATCAATGAACTGTTGACCATAATATTCCCTTAA
- a CDS encoding GNAT family N-acetyltransferase, translating into MTEQYRLATLDDAEQLQAVTVNAYETIRALNIPFPAGHATLEVIQNNIVQHECYILEKAGEIIATVTLDRAEDLQRQAISPYPFIRWFAVSPAHKSQGYGSKLLDWVEQHIILQKLDAPAVFLATATRHPWLAPMYERRGYEPFHHKTVQTPERQEEIVFMIKTLDSSRYKTPSVQTG; encoded by the coding sequence ATGACCGAACAATACCGATTGGCTACGCTTGATGATGCCGAACAATTGCAGGCTGTTACCGTGAATGCCTATGAGACAATTCGGGCCCTGAACATTCCTTTTCCAGCCGGACACGCTACACTGGAAGTCATCCAGAATAATATTGTACAGCATGAATGCTATATTCTTGAAAAAGCAGGAGAAATCATTGCCACGGTTACCCTTGACCGAGCAGAAGATCTGCAGCGGCAAGCTATCAGTCCTTATCCATTCATCCGCTGGTTCGCGGTAAGTCCGGCCCATAAAAGTCAGGGTTACGGCTCCAAACTACTGGATTGGGTAGAACAACATATCATTCTGCAAAAGCTTGATGCCCCTGCCGTATTTCTGGCAACGGCCACCCGTCATCCCTGGCTTGCTCCCATGTATGAACGGCGGGGATATGAACCTTTCCATCACAAAACGGTACAGACACCTGAACGGCAGGAAGAGATTGTATTTATGATCAAAACGCTCGATTCTTCCCGTTATAAGACACCTTCTGTTCAAACAGGCTAA
- the modB gene encoding molybdate ABC transporter permease subunit translates to MNVSAIDWAVFWPPIRLSLQVALLSSVIAAVFGIAVAWKMSRTSFRGKIFLETAFMLPLVLPPTVVGFILLVLLGRKSVLGQWIEAIFSAPVIFSWWAAVIASVVVAFPLVYQTMKSGFSGIDKDLEDAGRSIGANEWQVFRYISLPLAGRALMTAFILGFARALGEFGATLMIAGNIPGKTQTVPTAIYVAVDSGNQTMAWMWTGSIIIISFIMLLLTRQPRDGKV, encoded by the coding sequence ATGAATGTGAGTGCAATAGACTGGGCGGTATTTTGGCCACCGATTCGTCTTTCCCTTCAGGTTGCGCTGTTGTCCAGTGTGATCGCAGCAGTGTTTGGCATTGCTGTGGCCTGGAAGATGTCGCGTACCTCGTTCCGTGGCAAAATTTTTCTGGAAACGGCATTTATGCTCCCACTGGTGCTCCCGCCGACAGTGGTCGGATTCATATTGCTCGTGTTACTGGGGCGTAAGAGCGTGCTAGGACAGTGGATTGAAGCCATCTTCTCCGCACCTGTAATTTTCTCCTGGTGGGCTGCCGTGATTGCCTCAGTGGTGGTTGCTTTCCCATTGGTATATCAGACGATGAAATCCGGTTTTAGCGGGATTGATAAGGACCTGGAAGATGCAGGCCGCTCCATAGGCGCGAATGAATGGCAGGTATTTCGTTATATCTCACTTCCGCTTGCAGGGAGAGCGTTGATGACGGCATTCATCCTGGGATTCGCCCGTGCACTGGGAGAATTCGGGGCCACACTCATGATCGCAGGTAATATTCCGGGGAAAACGCAAACCGTACCCACTGCGATCTATGTTGCTGTGGATTCGGGCAATCAGACGATGGCCTGGATGTGGACCGGCTCTATTATTATCATTTCGTTTATCATGCTGCTTTTAACCAGACAGCCGCGCGACGGGAAGGTATGA
- a CDS encoding amino acid ABC transporter permease, translated as MSIDINFIYTSFFQILKALPLTLVITIVPLIAGFGIGLVTALIRIYKVAWIYRIADFYVSFFRGTPMLMHLFLIYYGIPLIIDKLAARYGWAFQSSSIPILVFVLFAFSLTAGAYMSEIIRSGILAVDTGQMEAAHAVGMSTPQALRRIILPQAVGAVLPNLCSMFVGFLHGSTLAFTVSQMDILGKADVVASVSLKFLEAFIAAALIYWGLTVIVERITALLERRVAVYSKGGVS; from the coding sequence ATGTCTATTGATATCAACTTTATCTACACATCTTTTTTCCAGATTCTAAAGGCATTGCCACTGACACTCGTCATTACGATTGTACCGTTGATCGCAGGATTTGGCATTGGTCTGGTCACTGCTTTAATTCGAATCTATAAGGTAGCCTGGATCTACCGAATCGCTGATTTCTATGTTTCGTTTTTTCGGGGGACACCGATGCTGATGCACTTGTTTCTAATCTATTACGGGATTCCGCTGATCATCGACAAGCTTGCAGCCCGGTACGGCTGGGCCTTTCAGTCGTCTTCCATTCCGATTCTAGTGTTTGTGTTATTTGCCTTCTCGTTAACTGCGGGAGCTTATATGTCTGAGATTATCCGCTCCGGCATTCTGGCGGTGGATACCGGACAGATGGAAGCTGCACATGCCGTGGGCATGAGTACCCCCCAAGCGTTGAGACGCATCATTTTACCTCAGGCGGTTGGTGCGGTTTTGCCGAATCTGTGCAGCATGTTTGTTGGTTTCCTGCATGGATCGACACTTGCGTTTACTGTATCGCAGATGGATATTCTCGGTAAAGCGGATGTGGTGGCTTCGGTCAGTCTGAAATTTCTGGAGGCTTTCATTGCTGCCGCATTGATCTATTGGGGTCTGACGGTGATTGTCGAACGGATTACAGCTTTGCTGGAACGCAGAGTTGCCGTGTACAGCAAAGGAGGGGTGTCATGA
- a CDS encoding amino acid ABC transporter permease, whose translation MGKSFDLSLVLDFVPELLRYLHITLIVLGGSIVLGLVGGVLLAVPRLYRIPVLSQLATLYISFMRGTPILIKLFLVYYGLPELLKPIGVDLSRTDPLVFVIVTYALSDAASFAEIFRGAVRSVDRGQTEAAYAAGLTTFQSFRRIVVPQALIVAFPNMANTLIGSLKDTSLAFSIGVMDMVGRGQTLISATSHALEVYISLSIVYYVIVLVLEKGFAIAERRLQRHERKKEVPGPVVRAERLKRIAG comes from the coding sequence ATGGGTAAATCATTCGATCTGTCATTGGTTCTGGATTTCGTGCCTGAACTGCTGCGATATTTGCATATTACACTGATTGTACTGGGCGGCTCCATTGTGCTCGGTCTGGTGGGCGGTGTGCTTCTGGCGGTTCCGAGGTTATACCGGATTCCGGTGCTGAGCCAGCTCGCTACCCTGTACATCTCTTTTATGCGGGGCACACCGATTCTCATCAAGTTGTTTCTGGTCTATTACGGATTACCTGAATTGCTCAAGCCCATAGGAGTCGATCTGTCCAGGACCGATCCGCTGGTATTCGTCATCGTGACTTATGCGTTAAGTGATGCGGCGTCCTTTGCTGAAATCTTTCGCGGAGCTGTGCGCAGTGTGGACAGGGGTCAGACGGAAGCAGCTTATGCTGCGGGCTTGACCACGTTTCAGTCGTTTCGGCGGATCGTGGTTCCGCAGGCACTCATTGTTGCTTTTCCGAATATGGCGAATACGTTGATTGGTTCGTTAAAGGATACGTCACTTGCCTTTTCGATTGGAGTTATGGACATGGTGGGCAGGGGGCAAACGCTGATCTCGGCTACATCGCATGCACTTGAAGTGTATATCAGTCTTTCGATTGTCTACTATGTTATCGTGCTTGTACTTGAAAAAGGGTTTGCTATCGCAGAACGCAGACTCCAGCGTCACGAACGTAAAAAGGAAGTCCCTGGGCCAGTGGTAAGAGCTGAACGCCTGAAACGAATAGCGGGGTGA
- a CDS encoding restriction endonuclease subunit S translates to MSREQSLILMLDAAAKMQWNIALILEAKAIEAEKVRNWALNHLNGEAFLTHSDQVAEPLKMHDQLVEILEGLTRMETGLCNNLKAIMVQSDGEEGGMDGGMFGGMDMGDLGK, encoded by the coding sequence ATGAGCAGAGAACAAAGTCTCATACTGATGCTGGATGCAGCAGCAAAAATGCAGTGGAATATTGCCCTGATTTTGGAGGCCAAGGCGATTGAAGCCGAGAAGGTAAGGAACTGGGCGTTAAATCATTTGAATGGTGAGGCTTTTCTGACGCATAGCGATCAGGTGGCAGAGCCACTCAAAATGCATGATCAGCTGGTGGAAATACTGGAAGGATTGACCCGAATGGAAACCGGATTATGCAATAACCTGAAGGCCATCATGGTACAGAGTGACGGTGAAGAAGGCGGCATGGATGGTGGCATGTTTGGCGGTATGGATATGGGGGATCTCGGAAAATGA
- a CDS encoding CgeB family protein: protein MKDVAKRRHRPPTEAETAYRGGYAEGRRFGGCQAMMERVQMFEPTVRNMKVLYIPQGFDAIDEGVIGALQQSVRECVVGSPANMLQEASQHRPDLVLVMNGLHVFPPDHLEQVNGIRELGIRTAVWFVDDPYFTEDTTSICRHYDVVFTHEEAAVPFYTAHGAGRVIYMPLAVNPGMFQPRRTGPQHQYDICFIGTGFWNRIALFDELAPFLADKKVFIAGSQWNRLQRSDIMGRFIHEGWIDPGATVDYYNGAKIVINVHRTCENGEDNRNTHHLQGHSINPRTYEISACGTMQITDARIDLPRYYRPGYDIETFTTAGELQRKIKYYLHHEKERRAIAWRGLLTTLNQHTFTRRIAQLLEHV, encoded by the coding sequence GTGAAGGATGTGGCAAAACGACGACACCGGCCGCCTACAGAAGCGGAGACCGCTTACCGTGGCGGATATGCAGAAGGCCGCAGATTTGGCGGCTGTCAGGCCATGATGGAGCGAGTGCAGATGTTTGAGCCGACCGTGCGGAATATGAAAGTGCTGTACATTCCGCAAGGATTCGATGCCATCGATGAAGGCGTCATTGGAGCATTGCAGCAATCTGTTCGTGAATGTGTTGTCGGATCGCCGGCAAACATGCTGCAGGAAGCCAGCCAGCACAGGCCCGATCTGGTGCTGGTCATGAATGGACTACACGTATTTCCCCCCGATCATCTGGAACAGGTGAATGGCATAAGGGAACTGGGAATTCGAACAGCAGTATGGTTTGTGGATGACCCTTATTTTACCGAAGATACGACAAGCATTTGCCGGCATTATGATGTTGTGTTCACGCATGAGGAAGCGGCAGTGCCGTTCTATACTGCACATGGAGCGGGTCGGGTGATCTATATGCCGCTGGCAGTGAACCCGGGGATGTTTCAGCCAAGACGTACGGGGCCACAGCATCAGTATGACATTTGTTTTATCGGTACCGGATTCTGGAATCGAATTGCACTGTTCGATGAGCTTGCTCCTTTTCTGGCGGACAAAAAGGTATTCATTGCCGGCAGCCAGTGGAACCGGCTGCAACGCTCCGACATCATGGGCCGATTCATCCATGAAGGCTGGATTGATCCGGGAGCGACAGTGGATTATTACAATGGCGCCAAAATCGTTATTAACGTTCATCGGACTTGCGAGAACGGGGAAGACAACCGGAATACGCATCATCTCCAAGGTCATTCCATTAATCCGCGGACGTATGAGATCAGTGCCTGTGGCACGATGCAGATAACGGATGCACGCATTGATTTGCCCCGCTACTACCGTCCAGGATATGACATCGAGACCTTTACAACGGCGGGTGAACTTCAGCGCAAAATCAAATATTATCTGCACCATGAAAAGGAACGGCGAGCCATAGCTTGGCGTGGGCTGCTTACCACACTGAACCAGCATACGTTCACTCGTCGTATTGCTCAGCTGCTGGAACACGTGTAA
- the modA gene encoding molybdate ABC transporter substrate-binding protein, protein MKKSIGYVLGSMSLGLALVLAGCGANTESTDSSTATEQTGSAPATSGESSTAGATDPQEKVELTISAAASLTDAMKEIETNFEAANPNVELNFNFGASGALQQQIEQGAPADVFVSAATKNMNALVDEKLIASGDQKNLLQNSLVAIIPSDSSDTVTSEKDLTADSIKTVAIGIPESVPAGTYAKEALTNAKLWDQLESKLVQGKDVRQVLQYVETGNADAGFVYKTDALTSDQVKIAFEVDKNSYTPANYPVGIIEGTKHRTEAEQFYTYLQTPEVLEVFAKYGFSIPE, encoded by the coding sequence ATGAAAAAGAGTATTGGATATGTGTTGGGGAGTATGTCACTTGGACTGGCTCTCGTATTGGCCGGTTGCGGTGCAAATACGGAGAGTACAGATTCATCCACAGCTACGGAACAAACGGGTTCAGCACCTGCGACATCAGGTGAGAGTTCAACGGCTGGGGCAACAGATCCTCAGGAAAAGGTGGAGCTAACGATCTCAGCGGCAGCCAGTCTCACGGATGCCATGAAGGAAATTGAAACGAATTTTGAAGCCGCGAATCCCAATGTGGAGCTTAACTTCAACTTTGGTGCATCCGGTGCATTGCAACAGCAGATTGAACAAGGTGCGCCAGCAGATGTTTTTGTATCGGCTGCGACCAAAAATATGAACGCGCTCGTGGATGAGAAATTGATTGCATCCGGCGATCAGAAAAATTTGCTGCAAAATTCATTGGTAGCCATCATTCCATCGGATAGCTCAGATACTGTAACAAGTGAGAAGGATCTGACGGCTGATTCCATCAAGACCGTAGCGATTGGTATACCGGAAAGTGTGCCTGCAGGAACCTACGCCAAGGAAGCGCTGACCAATGCCAAACTATGGGATCAGCTGGAAAGCAAGCTTGTACAGGGCAAGGATGTCAGACAGGTTCTGCAATATGTAGAAACAGGCAATGCGGATGCGGGGTTTGTGTACAAAACGGATGCACTCACTTCTGATCAGGTGAAAATTGCTTTTGAAGTAGACAAGAACAGCTATACACCAGCCAATTATCCAGTAGGGATTATTGAAGGTACGAAGCACCGGACAGAAGCAGAACAATTCTACACGTATTTGCAAACGCCTGAAGTGCTTGAGGTATTTGCCAAGTACGGGTTCTCCATTCCGGAATGA
- a CDS encoding amino acid ABC transporter ATP-binding protein → MISLTNIHKSFGQQEVLKGIDLTVEQGDVVAILGPSGSGKTTLLRCVNFLERADEGKVQISGLTVDCKHARKHDIVQLRRKTAMVFQHYNLFKHKTVLDNVTEGLIIAQKMSKADACERALRVLEQVGLSAKINEYPSMLSGGQQQRVGIARALALNPEVILFDEPTSALDPELVGEVLSVIRSIAQEGITMIVVTHEMGFAREVANRVVFMDGGSVVEEGTPEEVFVRPKQERTRQFLSRYSSDWSYVI, encoded by the coding sequence ATGATATCACTGACGAATATACACAAATCTTTTGGTCAGCAGGAAGTGTTGAAAGGTATCGATCTGACTGTGGAGCAGGGGGACGTTGTTGCCATTCTTGGACCTAGTGGGTCTGGCAAAACGACATTGCTTCGCTGTGTGAATTTTCTTGAACGTGCCGATGAGGGCAAGGTACAGATCAGCGGATTAACCGTAGACTGCAAGCATGCCCGCAAACATGACATTGTGCAGTTGCGGCGAAAAACGGCGATGGTGTTCCAGCACTATAATCTGTTCAAACATAAAACGGTGCTGGATAACGTAACGGAAGGATTAATCATTGCCCAGAAAATGTCCAAAGCCGATGCTTGTGAACGAGCCTTGCGTGTACTTGAACAAGTAGGGCTGTCCGCCAAAATTAATGAGTATCCCAGCATGCTGTCAGGTGGACAACAACAGCGGGTAGGCATTGCTCGTGCGCTGGCACTCAATCCAGAGGTCATTCTGTTCGATGAACCTACCTCGGCACTTGATCCTGAACTTGTAGGTGAGGTGCTGTCGGTCATTCGATCGATTGCCCAGGAAGGCATCACCATGATTGTGGTCACCCATGAAATGGGTTTTGCACGTGAGGTGGCGAATCGCGTTGTATTCATGGATGGGGGTTCCGTCGTGGAAGAAGGCACACCGGAGGAAGTATTTGTGCGGCCCAAACAGGAACGTACCCGCCAATTCCTCAGTCGATACTCTTCCGATTGGAGTTATGTCATCTGA
- a CDS encoding glycosyltransferase family 4 protein: MHRTLHASCRVRAAMANKPRLMLFSHVCNTRSITGAEKLLLHFMREMGTIFDCILVVPQEGKLAGLARRFDIQVKICFLPMLHGVYTPYRGIATDAEQLRQSPAYQDVVSLIRETAPELVLTNTCVNVMPAVAAKSLQIPVIWKITEIIQENEHTNEAVQMIGRYADWIIGISETAITPFKKAGISDKLTVISPTCDPSLPAPDRWVHLRERKRKELGFKPSQICIGYISSFIYDAKGLKPFIDMALQLCEVHSRCRFWIIGTSADKKYYDECVSRVKKSGYYRRFTFTTFEENVSLAYTAMDIVVIPSMVKEGFGMTALEGLYFAKPVIAFAQGGLKELLESVGSGAFLAPPGDTQALFTLATTLLNDPELASDIGWRNRTEAEKLYGIETYRAKLHTMVTQWLTRFPGWFRYIQPPNGPVYAWGEGQLRTVLVLEPATVRALLFPLTVIQTLPLSPLPPLAIGQPVHEATEPRSSHRTGRRGRYPHSTPRSRVRERMKRGMGTGGRKLKARKKKRVRVGQPAARKRAPRKARRTRLHRRASNRR, translated from the coding sequence GTGCACAGAACCCTGCATGCTTCATGCAGGGTCCGTGCGGCCATGGCGAATAAACCTAGACTCATGTTGTTTTCCCATGTGTGCAACACCCGCAGCATTACGGGGGCGGAGAAGCTGCTGCTTCATTTTATGAGGGAAATGGGTACCATCTTCGATTGCATACTTGTCGTGCCTCAGGAAGGTAAGCTTGCCGGACTTGCGCGGAGGTTCGATATTCAGGTCAAAATATGTTTCCTGCCGATGCTTCACGGTGTGTACACACCTTACCGGGGAATCGCAACGGATGCAGAACAGCTTCGCCAATCACCAGCCTATCAGGACGTGGTTTCCCTTATCCGGGAGACTGCGCCTGAACTGGTGTTAACGAATACCTGTGTCAACGTGATGCCAGCTGTAGCAGCGAAATCTCTGCAAATTCCGGTGATCTGGAAGATTACCGAAATTATTCAGGAGAATGAACATACAAACGAGGCTGTACAGATGATTGGTCGTTACGCGGATTGGATCATAGGTATATCCGAAACGGCGATAACCCCATTCAAAAAAGCGGGCATAAGCGACAAACTCACGGTGATTTCCCCAACCTGTGATCCGTCTCTGCCAGCTCCAGATCGATGGGTGCACTTAAGGGAACGCAAACGCAAAGAACTTGGTTTCAAGCCATCGCAAATCTGTATCGGTTACATCTCTTCATTTATATATGATGCCAAAGGTCTAAAGCCGTTCATTGACATGGCGCTGCAATTGTGTGAAGTCCATTCACGCTGCCGTTTCTGGATCATTGGCACATCAGCGGACAAAAAGTATTATGACGAGTGCGTGTCACGGGTGAAAAAATCCGGTTATTATCGCAGGTTCACCTTTACGACGTTTGAAGAGAACGTATCTCTGGCGTATACAGCCATGGATATCGTAGTTATCCCGAGTATGGTCAAAGAAGGATTCGGCATGACCGCGCTGGAGGGGCTTTATTTTGCCAAACCGGTTATCGCATTTGCCCAGGGTGGATTGAAGGAATTGCTGGAATCGGTAGGCAGTGGTGCATTTCTGGCTCCACCGGGTGATACTCAAGCGTTGTTCACGCTGGCCACAACGTTATTGAATGATCCTGAACTGGCTTCCGACATCGGATGGCGCAATCGGACAGAAGCGGAAAAGCTCTATGGTATTGAAACCTACAGGGCAAAGTTGCATACGATGGTGACACAGTGGTTAACGCGTTTTCCCGGATGGTTTAGGTATATTCAGCCTCCGAATGGTCCAGTGTACGCATGGGGCGAGGGACAATTACGAACCGTGCTGGTTCTGGAACCAGCTACAGTTCGGGCGCTTTTATTTCCACTGACTGTGATCCAAACGTTGCCGCTCTCACCGTTACCTCCGCTTGCAATAGGTCAACCTGTCCATGAAGCAACAGAACCTCGCTCAAGCCACAGAACGGGACGAAGGGGGCGGTATCCCCATTCAACCCCACGCAGCAGGGTTCGTGAACGAATGAAACGAGGTATGGGAACAGGCGGTAGGAAGCTGAAGGCACGTAAAAAGAAGCGTGTACGCGTGGGGCAACCGGCTGCCCGCAAACGTGCTCCTCGCAAAGCCAGACGAACCCGGCTCCACCGGAGAGCATCCAATAGACGATGA